ATCAattcgagtccgagtccaaaaggggccgagtcggacacAAGACTGAGTCATAACAGgctgagtccgagtcgagtccgagtctttaaacaatcgagtcgaGTTCGAGTCCAGAAGGGgcagagtcggactcaagactgagtccataacaggccgagtccgagtctttaaacaatcgagttgAGTCCGCGTCCAAAAGGGGCacagtcggactcaagaccgagtccataacaggcagagtccaagtctttaaacaatcgagtccaagtccaaaaggggccgagtcggactcaagaccaagtccataacaggctgagtccgagtcgagtccgagtctttaaacaatcgagttgAGTCCGCATCCAAAAGGGGCacagtcggactcaagaccgagtccataacaggctgagtccgagtcgagtccgagtctttaaacaatcgagtccgagtccaaaaggggcagagtcggactcaagaccgagtccataacaggccgagtccgagtcgagtccaagtctttaaacaatcgagtccgagtccaaaaggggcagagtcagactcaagaccaaGTCCTTAACAGGCAGAGTCCGTGtcgagtctgagtctttaaacaatcgagtccaaaAAGGGGCAGAGTCTGACTCAAGACAgtccaaatgaatctgttcatgaatctgaataaacattgtaactgtaaactcaacatcaatattttaagctttttttactttcacaactaagaaaaacatttgtcaatataaatgtaacaaaaacacctcaaaaacatattttatgattagtttccagctgaacagacttcaaagtggtttcagaatgaaagcatatgctttaggtgtatgaagacaaaacacaattcttattgcatttcaattatttgttgctttttctcctccactcaaacatagactaaagaaagtgaaagctgtgttagtcattaaaaccagagttattattgtttcaaatttttatttagtttttatttctacttcatttgcactcacacatagaaacacacattccaagttttctgaagcgatatgatcactttataatgacagaattttctttttgggtgaacttttgggTGTAACAGCAAGATTTAGGTGAGGAAAGCAGTTTCATTGTTGCCCacggcaggcaaaggcacaaaagAAAATCAAACTGACAGTATTCGaatagtgtttttactagtcgagtatttaaagctgaacgagtactcgattaatcagTTACTCGTGCACATCCGTAGTGGCTACATCTACATCTTGGCTACATGTTGTCTTTTTAATCACTAACAGCAGCATGTAAACATTCCATATTACCATACATGCATTATTGTCTATTCTCTTTTCTGTTTTGCAGAAAAAGGCCCTATTGGCTCTAAAGAAACagagctccaccaatcagacGAGTCAGACTGGACTGAAGCGCAGTAAGTCAATCTCTGGAAATTTTCCAGATGTTCCTGAAATATGTTTGCATGAAACTGATGCCCTTCAAATGACCTCTCTCTCCGAAAAGCCTTGTCAGATCAGCCGGTGGTGGACACGGCGACAGCGACAGAGCAGGCGAAAATGCTTATCAAGTCTGGAGCGATCAGTGCCATCAAATCAGAAAACAAGAATTCCGGCTTCAAGCGCTCTAGAACACTTGAGGGGAAACTAAAGGCAAAAGACCTTGTTCACCTCATTATTACTTTAGTAGTAAACTGTTTGCACTGTTGTTGTTGTCAGTGAACTTCATATTTATGAAGTATATTCATATTTCCATTCATTAGTATGCAAATGGATAGGTGAAGCATGATCAGGTTGACATTTGCTTTTCAACTTTTGCATAAAGTTAACCTTGTAATTCCTTTTTTCCTAGGATCCAGAGAAAGGTCCTGCCCCAGCGTTCCTGCCATTTCAGAGGAGTGTCTCCACAGATGAGGAACCTCCCGATGTAAAGTTGGTTTATACTGTAGAAATAAACCACCGGAGGCATTTTTCAACAGTTCTTAGGCACTGTTCTAATCACGCCTTTGAGGCTTACTGCTTTATAAAGTAGTGGCAATGGCAATAAGATAAAATACACCTATgtacaataaataattacatttagtaATAATACTAATCACAATAAAGAATTCCTCCAGCATATAAAATAGTTCATTAACCAAACTGTTGGCTGTTGTGCTTGACTAGTCTTGACTGTGCACATCATTTTGTTGTATCTTCTCTCTGCAGTCTGGTAAACGAGTCCAAAGGAAATCGCTGTATGAATGGTGAGACTGCCAAGCTCAGTATAGAAAATAATACTGTAAACACATGCAAATTTTTCTTGCAGTCATAGTTCAGACTGTTTTTTTCTCTGTCCTCTCATAGTTTTGTTACTGGAGATCGTTCTCGTGAGGATGAAGGAGGAATGTCATCGAGTCGAGATGTTGAGCGCGAGCGGGAGCAAGAGATGGACTGGGAGAAGGATCGTGACAGAGaacgggacagagagagagaccgtGAAAGAGGCCGGGACAAAGAACGCGAACGTGATCGGGACAGGAGCCGCGACAGAGAAAGAGACAGGGACAGAGATCAAAATCGAGATCGAGAAAGGGATGGGCCCTACAGACGTAAGTTAATCTGTGCAGCAATACACTGTTTAATATTTGTTACTGATGTTGaaaagtagttcacccaaaaatgagaatccTGTCATTATAtaatcaccctcattttgttccaaaactGCATGTTGTTATTTTTACAGTGGAACCCAAAAGGTGACATTTGAAAGAATGTACATGTTCCTCTTTTTCATACGGTGACTGGAAATAGTGACCATGTCTGCTAAGctccataaaagttgtccatgcaCCTCGTGTGCAGTATTCtaagtcctctgaagccatatgatagctttgtatggAGCTTTGTGTTATTCACTGCAAATCTTCCTCTTTGCTGTGGCTCACCTTTAGGAAAATTCAGTCTGACGTGCCGTGTTCGGTTGCGACACATCTAATGATTTTTGGTGTCAGTGACGTGATGCGACTAAAGGAGCCATATGTAAATTGAAAGTGAGCGCGATTTAGATCAGAGGGTAGTGCTGAAAAATCAAAATATcttattgcaattattttgaaaaatattgtgattattgatgctgactaccacccctggagtcgcgagttcgaatccagggcgtgctgagtgactccagccaggtctcctaagcaaccaaattggcctggttgctagggagggtagtcacatggggtaaccgctATGTGGTCacgatgagtggttctcgctctcaatggggcacgtggtaagttgtgcatggattgcagagggtagcatgagcctccacatgctgtgagtctccacggtgtcatgcacaacgagccatgtgataaaatgcttagaattgtcctccgccacccggattgaggtgagtaaccgcaccaccacgaggacctactaagtagtgggaattacaaattgggagaaaaaataaaaaaataaaatattgtgattGCGATCTGaactgcaatatgtaaaataaaaaaacgcataagtgattccttttaaccaaatttaaaccatgttttgccaactggaaatactgttctagaaaggATATTAACACTTGTGTCCTCTCTAAAAGaaccaaactaaataaataaaatattgaaacaCAGAGggaaaaaacatcaaaatcacaCTGCATCTGTCTGCTGTGAAAAACTGAAGTTTCTCTTGTTTGTAGTTGAGTTGACAACAGTCTTTTAATGCAATGAAATGCTCTCTTATTgctttctgtccacaaaaacccagtGTCATGAggttattttagatttgtatagtaaATTATAGAGGCCAAACATATGTGAAATTATGCGAATGTGCAATTTACAAAATTGTCAATATAATGCGCTCAGCGCATGTTAGCACACTCGACCTAACACTTGGGGCACCTGATAGATACAATTTGTGTGTAtcgagcacagaaccactctaaaccaatgaaaacacatGTGTAATTCACTGACCCCCTTTACATGTAAAgtaatagttcagccaaaaattaaaattctctcatcaattactcaccctcatatcatcccagatgtgtataactttctttcttcagcagaacacaatcgaatatttttagaagaatatctgagctctgtaggtccatggtACTCTataggcaagtgaatggtgaccagaaatctgaaggtgcaaaaagcagataaaaacagcataaaagtaatcgataagactccagtggttaaatcaatatcttctgaagcaatatgataggtcgtgtgagaaacagatcaacatttaagtcctttttaactataaatctccactttcactttcagatgtgaaagtgaagctaaacaggcaccacatgtgactttcagatgtgaaagtaaaagtggagattgatattgacctgtttctcacccacacctatcatattgcttctgaagatatggatttaacaactggagtcttgtggattacttttatgcaacctttatgtgctttttggacattcaaagttttggtcaccattcacttgcatggtatgaacctacagagctgaaatattcttctaaaaatctttgttgtgttaagcagaagaaagtcatacatatttgggatggcatgagggtgagtaaatgatgtgagaactttcatttttgggtgaactatcccttaaagaagGCACTACACATTACAGACAAAACAATAAACAGCACATTAAGatgatatatttaattaaattactgcCCATGCGGTTTGATAATCCCGCTGGGTCGTATTGTGATACCAGTTTTAGTTCGATTAATCATTCAGCTATAGCAAATGGGAAGATTATTTCAGGATAATGACTGAAatttatttttcagttgtttttcacaTAAAGCTACCGTgtggcttcagaatacttggattacaacacatgagtcatatggacatAGGTGTATTACAGactgggccaatggggccagtgcaacGTCTCGCGGCCCATCGACTTTGAAAACAGATGTTTATATACGCTTGAAAAggtgggccccacagcttataaAAGGCCCCCTCAATAGGGCCCTGTGACTACGAGGGTCCCTAGCCCTcatataggacccttttgccttcgtttataattaaatttttgagccactctttaaccctttaatgctgcACGTATCATATTTTATACAAGACTTTCTAAAtcctctacatcatcaacatgagcAAAACTTAGCTGAAAACCCGGTTGTATGCAATGCACTAGAAGTCTACTGCCTCCTGGTGGAattttccatgctcttctggaagtagaagaccttgtaatataatttccaaaaAGGCTACCTTCATATtgtgatgcactcatctttttgaTGTGAAATTTTTGCTGaatttgataaagtaaaattattatcaataacgtttatattgttactgatatttcaaaattagtatttactgaattaaagCAACATGTGCTTGCTTACAAATTTCATATGTTTGGCTTTATAGGGTTGAGCTTTATGCTTTGTTTGAAAAGTGctgtcaaacaaaaacatttgtaacaaaTAATAActgggcttaggtggttgggaaaaagtagacaatgattttttttattttgtgtggtacaaaagtCTGATTATATCTAGATACATAAAGTTTGTTGATACAGActataatgttggtttgacaaaaccttgtctgaaagtttaaaatacttttaaattctTCAAGTTAGAAATGTTTACAGCAGTTAcagtaagagaaagaaagaaagaagagagcatcttaaagctgattaaagggcttgtgtatAGGTTTTGaaagctgaagtttgaaatcacgaacattcaaaaacagacgTTTAGCttatttgaacattctgtcaatgtgatgtagtctaggggattttggCTTAAACGATGACTTCACAAGGCTTTTTTGAtagaagaataataatggtaggcAAGCTGTAAGGTCGTTCCAAAaggaatttacaataaaatgaccaaatgaccactatttttgagccccacaccatTCAGCCCTTCGAAGCTCTCACATTGGAGGGGAAAGTCGTTGAAGGAAAGAGGgtttagggatgatcacttctaaaTGGAACACACCAtaattcagatgagttagaaaagatatcaCAGCGTGAGCTAGAACTGCCT
The sequence above is a segment of the Myxocyprinus asiaticus isolate MX2 ecotype Aquarium Trade chromosome 34, UBuf_Myxa_2, whole genome shotgun sequence genome. Coding sequences within it:
- the LOC127424936 gene encoding negative elongation factor E-like is translated as MAIFPSSLTDEEEALQKKYAKLKKKKKALLALKKQSSTNQTSQTGLKRTLSDQPVVDTATATEQAKMLIKSGAISAIKSENKNSGFKRSRTLEGKLKDPEKGPAPAFLPFQRSVSTDEEPPDSGKRVQRKSLYECFVTGDRSREDEGGMSSSRDVEREREQEMDWEKDRDRERDRERDRERGRDKERERDRDRSRDRERDRDRDQNRDRERDGPYRRSDSYPERRGMRKGNTVYVYGTGLVEESVRSAFAQHGNIIDLSMDSLRNCAFVTFEKMESADQAVAELNGTTVGDVNIKVSIARKQPMLDAATGKSVWASLAVQNSAKGSYRDKRSQVVYSEDLF